From the Aquarana catesbeiana isolate 2022-GZ linkage group LG10, ASM4218655v1, whole genome shotgun sequence genome, the window taacatttttgtaaataacttttaaataacttttaaataactttacgGAATTATTGGAGTCTAGGAGGGGAATCCACCCACAGGTCACTGCATAGGAACTCTTAAACTTTTTAAGGCCTCCAGTCgctaaccccagactgtgagacagtaccCAACCTCTCAGTGACCAAACttttccccttcctggttaacccctcgtaaccggaaggtacataaaaacagcccatattatatatgggtaccaaccgtgtaaactctaaacagcccatattatatatgggtaccaaccgtgtaaactctccataccatcaatctcctcctcctcacagacccaaaccactgccactgctcacaaggggtaaaaccttacccttgcgagcacctccacaccctcaaagctcgcTGTACCCCCTCCTGCAAACCAAGCGCCCAAAGATCAGTGCCCACATCATTCAGATGCACCCCATCACTTCTCAGGTACCTCCAGGTATCCACCTCCAACTCCCTATGCCGTATGGTCACTCCCCCATTCCGCATAACAAACTTGCTGACCTCCTTATTTACCTTCACACGTGCCCTATCAACCTTTATATCAGACAAAGCCCAGCGCCATGACCTTCTAcccaccatgtccgaccatactATCACCATCCCAGGGAAAGCCGCCTGTAAACGTAGAACATCACATTTTATGTCACGTATGAGGTCCCTCATGGACCTGACCCCCATGTCATTGCCCCCCACGTGTAAAACTAAAACATCCGGGGCCCTGTCCCACCGAGCAAACTTGTGGACCTCTGACCTTACCCTGTTCCACATCATCACTGACAACCCAATCCACCTTACCCGTGCTTCCTGCCTTGGGATACCCAGCTGCCTACCATTCGGCCGAACGTCGGCCCGCTTGGCACCCCAGAACACGaatgagtggcccaatatccaaacCAGGGGCACCGAGTCACCTGTAAAGTAAGGTTAACAGGACACAACAATAAATCACCAAAACTTTCACCAGACCccccaaaattcaaaaagaaacaCCCCCCTTTTTCTCAACAAGCCTATAATAAATGCGGGCGGATGTAAAGCTTAAACCTATCTGAGTCCCACCTGCCAATACGCTTAACTGCCTCAGAACCCAGGCCCGCCCTGGCCGCTTCAGTAGCAGCCCCAATACGAAAGGAATGGGACGAGTATCTATTGGGGTCATACCCGGCTGCCGATAAACACCTTTTGAACACGGCAACAAACTGGAATTTTGACAAAGAGGATCTGtccgcatgtatcagaaatgagcccGGGCAACGCGGGCGCAAATCACAAAATTTCTTTACCGCTGCTACCGGACAAATCTGGGATCCCGCGATCCGGAACACCTCAAGTTGTACTCCCTTCCCTGCCTGATCTGTTTTTGACCGTTTTATGTAAATCCTAACCGATTCCTGTGTACAGACCAAATCCTCCCATTGCAGTCCCCCATTTGCTCGTTTGGACGGGCTGACCAGTTCGCTCACCCGTAGCGCCCCAAAAAACGCTAAAGCAAAAGCCGCACAAAAAAGTGCGCTTTCAAAACTAGAATTACAAATGCCTTCTATCTGGCTAAATAGCCCGTGTAACATTTCAAACGACACAGGTCGTCGCCCATCCCTGCTCTTATGACCTTTTCTGTAACCTTTCAAAGCTTGCCTAACCCAAAAATCCTTTGTATGGTCCCGCAACCCCTGCAACTTAAAGAGAAAGGCCAAACCCGCCATTTTCTTATCGATGGCGGCTGCCGAGATGCCCCGCTCGAAACCGAAATTGAGAAAGTATAGCATCGCCTGAGGTATCTCCCGGCTCACAGGGTCGATGTTTAAACTTTTTAAGCATGCCAACCATTCTTGCCATACCTTAGAGTAAGCGTCCCAAGTGACCTTACTCACGGAGTTTTGGATCCACCTGGCCGCGCTCCCAAGGCAACGGTCCATATCCAGTCCGGGCAGgtaaccccctgctgctccgcGTCTGGTGCCAGTTCCcgaaacttgtcccactgaaaacgagacagagCATCAGCTACGGTGTTGTCCACTCCAGGTAAGTGTACAGCGTAGATGAAAACATTCATTTTCAAACAGCGCAACACTAAATGCCTCAGCAACCTGACCACTGGCAAAGACTTGGCCGACAAACGATTAATCACCTGAACCACGCCTAGGTTGTCACAGTTCAGCCGCACCTTCAAATTCCTAAAAGACTCCCCCCATATTTCCATTGCCACCACAATTGGAAATAATTCCAGCAGgaccaggttcttcaagaaccctgcTTCCACCCAAGCTGTGGGCCAACGGGCGGCGCTCCAATTTCTTTGGAAAATAGCCCCATAGCCCGTAGAACCTGCTGCATCAGTAAATAGTTCTAGATCCCAATTAC encodes:
- the LOC141111039 gene encoding uncharacterized protein, whose amino-acid sequence is MGEVQRSQRRGRSAGMGETSATLGSPPSARRRRQEQPDGESLGSASGQSDRRSSAVDRGAGQGVHAASSPTPARGGTLRSTVSVVNRGERRTAEAQHSQRNRSPSTRPGRGSGVAAQRAGREQQRRPPAARAGTSGVQAPVVRQEEVSDRSEGELSGSERDEDQGQASAVDSGRAADRPSPVQPGDSVPLVWILGHSFVFWGAKRADVRPNGRQLGIPRQEARVRWIGLSVMMWNRVRSEVHKFARWDRAPDVLVLHVGGNDMGVRSMRDLIRDIKCDVLRLQAAFPGMVIVWSDMVGRRSWRWALSDIKVDRARVKVNKEVSKFVMRNGGVTIRHRELEVDTWRYLRSDGVHLNDVGTDLWALGLQEGVQRALRVWRCSQG